The following nucleotide sequence is from Myxococcales bacterium.
TCCTCGAAAAACGCGCCAGGTCGGCTGACCTTACGCCATTCATCATCAGAAGAGCGTGTCAAATTGCAGTCCTGCGCTGGCGCCTGCCTAGCCGATGCGCGGACCCCTGACTCGAACCCACCACAGGGTAGGTCGGCGCCGGCGGGAACAGAGCGCTGTTCGCCCTCGTGGAGAGCTGTGTCAGAGTACCCAGATGCGAGCGCGGGGCCTGTTGGGATGGGGTGTCGGTCTTCTGCTGGTCGCATGCGGCGGCTCGGAGTTCGGGAGTGAGGGCTCCGGTGGCGCTGGCGGGGCGGCGACGGGAGGCAGCTCAGCGAGCGGGGGTGCCGCAACCGGAGGCACGTCGGGCGCCTCCGGTGGGAGTGGTGGGCTCGCCGGCGGCGCAGGCTCCGGGGGTAGCATGGGAGGCGCGCCATCCGGTGGAGTCTCCGGCGTTGGCGGCGCTCCGGGCGACGCGAGCACGGACTCCAGCGTCGACGCAGGGCCGCAACCGATCGCCGTGGTGCAAGCGTCGGCTGTCAAACTCAGCACGTCGCCCGAGGCCGTCTCGAAGCTCACGCTGTCCGCCACACCCCAGCCGGGCAACGCGATCATCGTCGGCATCACCTGCATCAGTGAGTACGGCTACGACGGTGATGCGGGCGTAGCCGGCGACTGTGTCCTCTCGAACGGCAGTGTCGCCGACAATCAGGGGAATACCTACACGCGCGTCGTGCAGGGCGAACCGCTGGCGTCGAGCCACCAGAAGGCTCGCTCGTACATCTTCATCGCACAGAACATCGCGGCCGCGGGCTCGTTCATCATCAGCGTCGACCCCGAGGGGCCGCCGCAGGTGCAAGGTATCGCCTGGGGTGCCATCGAGGTCGCCGGCTTGAAGGCGCCCCCGAGCCTCGATGCGTGGGGTCTCAGTCTGGTCGGAGGAACCAACGCGACCACGACAACCGCCACGACAGATCTCGCCACGACGCAAGCGAACGAGCTGGCTGTCGGCGTGCTCACGATGCGCAGCGACGACACGAACATGATGATCACCCAAGAAAGCGGCTGGGTCTCGCACCAGGTCCATCAAAACAGCACCTCCGCGAACATGAACCCGCCGGGGCACTCGATGGTCTCGAAGCTGCTGACGAGCTCGGGAAAGATCAGCCACACGTGGACTCACGACATGCCCACGCGGAGCGTCGCGGGCGTCATCGCGACGTTCAAGGGTGCGTCGACGGACTGAGGCGATTGTCACGAGCGGCAAACGCTCGACGCTCGATGACTCGTTATTTGCTGCCGCCGATTTGCTTTTGCTGCAGCAGATGGTGCGCGAGCCGAACGAAGTCGCCCTGAGTGATGATCCCAACGAGCTTGCCACCTTCCTCGGTGACGAGCACGCACACGGCCCGCGCTTTCCACATCACCGCCGCAACCTCGACCAAGTCGTCGGTCGGGCGCACGGACGCGAAGTCTTGTCGCATGATGCGTTTGGCGGGCAGCTTGTGGACGATCTCGTCGACCTCTTTGGCCAGGTTCGTGAGGTAGCTGGACGAGGCATGCAACAGATCGGCATGGGTGATGAGGCCGACCGCCTTGTCGTCGTCGACGACCGGCAGGTGACGGAAGTGGAGCGTGGCCATGTGCTCCTCGAGGGATTCGAGGCTGTCTTCCGGGCCGATGGTGAAGAGCTGCCGCGTCATGAGGTCCCGCGCCAACTTGGGCTCGCCGCTCACCTCGAGGGGGCGGCCCTCCGACGCCCGCAGGCGCGGTGGAGGCGGCGGATGATGCGTCCGTGCTTTGTGCGGGGCCTCCGGCGACACGATCTCCGGCTCCACCTCTTCGACGATGCTCGGACGGTCCGACGCTTCCGCTTCAGCCGCCGTCGCTGCCTTGACCGCTTCGTCTTCCCCGTCGCTTGCCGCCTCGGGCTTTGTCTCCCCCTCACTCATGGCGGCTAAAGTAGGACGACTGCGCACCACGTTTCAAGTTGATAGAACCTGGGCGGCTCCTGCTCACGAGCCCGACGGGCACTTCACTAGCGGAGCGATGGGCGAGAAGTCCCACTGCGTCAGGTTCTGGTCATCGTACGACTGAAGCTCGCCGGAGATCACGTTGACGATGTCGGCGTATGTCTGGCCGAGCTTGTTGCTGGCCGTGCCGCCATTCTCGGCGACGCACACGAACTTGTCGGCCCCGCACATCGGCAGCGCCTCGCAGGCGGGTCCCGGCGGGGCTAGTGCGGCGAGTGCTGCATCGCCGTAGAGCGTGCGACCGCCGACCAGGACCATGCGGACGTTCTTGGGCTCCGTCGCGAGCAAGGCGTCGTAGGGAGCGGAGGCATCGCCGCCGATCACGAACAGGTCTGCCTTTTTGCCCACCGCAATGGACCCGATCACGTTGCTGAGACCGAGGGCCTTTGCGGGGTTGACCGTTACCATCTCGAACAGCTGTTTGGGGGTGAGGATGTTGCCCCAAGCGCCGTCGTCGACCTGACTGGCGAAGCGCAGCTCATCGAGCAGGTTCTGGCTACCACCGATGGACCAATCGGGTGCCAGGCTCACGTTGAGCCCCTTGGAGAGGGCGAGCGGAATGTTGGTGGTCTTGGTGTAGTCCACACCGGAGCCGTAGAGGAACACGTTGGAGCGCGGTGACCAGACCAGACCCATGCCGCGCTCGGCCATGGTCGTGAACTCGGCGTCGCCGAAGGCCGTTCCGTGCACGATGGAAGTCTGCGGGGCGTGCAGACAGCCGTCGACCGTCGGCACCGTCCAGAGTTTGTCGAACTCGTTGAGCGACGTGGCATCCACACCCTCGCCGAGGTGAACCAGGTACGAGTCCGTCTTGCCGGTCGCGAGGTTGCTGCACACACTGTTTGCGCTCGTGGTGTTGGGGAACAACGTTGCTGCTTGCACCTTGTCCCCTGGCAGGTCGTTCGAGCTCTGGTCGATGGTGCGCGCGAGCGAGCCGTAGCAGGCTTTGTTGGCGGGGTTCGCCGCGCCGGCAATGCTGGTCGTGCCGGCAATCAGGCCCTTGAGCTCCCCGTACTTGTTCAGCTCGCAGCCGATGCTGACCGGCGAGCTGTACTCGCCATTCAGGTATTGTTTGGCGTCGACCATCGCCCCGTAGCGGGCGTCGCCCGGCCACTGGTTGTGATTGACGTAGACCTTGGTCGGCGACCAGTCCGATTCGTCGAAGATGTCGAACAAGATGTGGTTGTGCGTGTCGATGAGGCCCGGCAGGATGATGCCGTTCGTGGCCACGATGCTCGGGCCGGGGCTCATCTGTTGAACCGCGCTCGCGCAGCTCTCGGCGACGCAGGTGATGGTCTCGCCGTCGATCAGCACTTCGCCGGCGAAGAAGCCCGCCTCCGTGACGACGGTGCCTCGCAGCAGGATCTTGTCGGCTGCGCCCTGCTGGACGATCTGAGCGTCCCCGGCTGGTGGCGGCACATCGGCTGCACACGTCCCGCCGGAGCAGCTCATCTCGGTGCCGCAGAGGGTGCCGTCCGTGACGTTCGTGTGGGTACAGCCGGCCAGTGCGTCGCAAGCGTCGGCGGTGCAGGGGTTGGCGTCGTCGCAGG
It contains:
- a CDS encoding CBS domain-containing protein yields the protein MSEGETKPEAASDGEDEAVKAATAAEAEASDRPSIVEEVEPEIVSPEAPHKARTHHPPPPPRLRASEGRPLEVSGEPKLARDLMTRQLFTIGPEDSLESLEEHMATLHFRHLPVVDDDKAVGLITHADLLHASSSYLTNLAKEVDEIVHKLPAKRIMRQDFASVRPTDDLVEVAAVMWKARAVCVLVTEEGGKLVGIITQGDFVRLAHHLLQQKQIGGSK
- a CDS encoding amidohydrolase family protein → MMRSRPLSLISLPFALTLLACSAETRSPQTESVGTETQALTGAALVVNECATGTSGYIELYNPTAATIDIVIDSSCWFVDDVEGGGAPKRVTDSNVNHAATSSTCAAAGRAATCGLVGPGELVWVPYSYVNAKTADACRLISSPLSAGVCSTSYLDATVGGPTASSASGQCFGRQGDSGPWQSAAIGCTQGTSNGPTCAVGAECDDADACTAGETWSSTCVCAAGAAISCDDANPCTADACDALAGCTHTNVTDGTLCGTEMSCSGGTCAADVPPPAGDAQIVQQGAADKILLRGTVVTEAGFFAGEVLIDGETITCVAESCASAVQQMSPGPSIVATNGIILPGLIDTHNHILFDIFDESDWSPTKVYVNHNQWPGDARYGAMVDAKQYLNGEYSSPVSIGCELNKYGELKGLIAGTTSIAGAANPANKACYGSLARTIDQSSNDLPGDKVQAATLFPNTTSANSVCSNLATGKTDSYLVHLGEGVDATSLNEFDKLWTVPTVDGCLHAPQTSIVHGTAFGDAEFTTMAERGMGLVWSPRSNVFLYGSGVDYTKTTNIPLALSKGLNVSLAPDWSIGGSQNLLDELRFASQVDDGAWGNILTPKQLFEMVTVNPAKALGLSNVIGSIAVGKKADLFVIGGDASAPYDALLATEPKNVRMVLVGGRTLYGDAALAALAPPGPACEALPMCGADKFVCVAENGGTASNKLGQTYADIVNVISGELQSYDDQNLTQWDFSPIAPLVKCPSGS